The genomic stretch CAGCGGAATGAATTATCCCAATCATCCGGTCACCGGCATTAGCTGGTCAGAAGCCAAATCATACGCCGAATGGGCCGGAAAAAGATTACCTACCGAAGCCGAATGGGAGTATGCCGCGCGGGGCGGTTTGAGCGGCAAAAAATATCCATCGGGAGATGAAATTGATTCAACTCTGGCCAATTACACGATAGACGGAGTCGCCAAAGGGACTATACCCGTTGGAAGTTTTGTCCCCAATCAATTCGGGCTCTATGATATGGCCGGAAATGCCAACGAGTGGGCTTTGGATTTCTACAGTGAATCATATTATTCAACCGGTCCGACTGATAACCCGACCGGTCCCGAAAAAGGCAGGTTCAAAATCATTCGCGGGGGAGGATGGCATTCTGGTCCTTATTGTAACCAGGTTTATTTCCGAAACGCCTTACCGCCCAACTGGAGGGATTTCAATATCGGATTCAGGTGCGCAAAAGATATTGAATAATTTGCGTAACAGGGTGTAATTGTTGTAGACTATGGTTTGTAAATTTAATCGGGTGGATGCCATGACTGAAAAAATTGAAAAGCTGAAAAAAGAAATTGAACGACTCGAACAGGGAATCGAAAAGAATCACTTCGGTCGCTTATTCGATAAAAGCAAAGAGTCCAAAGATCATAAACGATTGAAAAAACTGAGAAAAGAACTTAAAGAATTGGAAAAGACATCATAAGTTCTTTTCCGGGCATTAGAATGTGAGAGTAATTTATGTCATCCGACGCACTATCAAAAGATGTAATTAAGCAGGCTATCGTGGCCGAAATTGACGGTCAGAAATTCTATAAATTCCTGTCGGTTAAAGCCACCAATCCGGACGCCAAACGCAAACTTAATAATCTGGCTCAGGATGAATTCAACCATGAGGCGCTGCTTATAAAAATGTACAAAGATATTTACGGCGAAGAAGTAGATGAATTGCCAAAAGAAGGTGTCAGCGTTTTATCTAAGTTTTTTACCGATCATCGTGAAGACGAAAATTTATCGGAAATGCAATATATTGATATGGCCATTGAAGCCGAACTGGCCGCTACCAACTATTACAGGAACGGTTCGGCGACCGCTCCTAACGATAAAATTAAAAAAGTCTGCGAGGATATGGCCGCAGAAGAATTCAGACATTATGAATCTTTGAAGGCGGAACGCGAGGCAATATCTGGCGGACATTTCTGGTTCGGTTTTGATGAGGGGGCGCCATTAGAAGATTAAATCCACGATCAATGCCATATTAATTTCTGCAGGGCAAGAGGGAAAATCATATGCTAAACGTAGGAGATAAGGCTCCTGATTTTACGCTCCCATCCCATTTGGGTGAAAAAATAATGCTGTCGGATTACCGGGGACAAAAAAACGTTGTCATCGCGTTTTATCCGCTTAACTGGACTCCGATTTGTAGCGGTCAAATCCCCGGGTACCAGGAAGAATTAAAACGATTTGAAGCGTTCAATACGCAGGTGTTGGCGATTTCGGTTGATTCGATTCCGAGCCATGAATCTTGGGCGTATTCTATGGGGGGAATCGACTATCCGTTGCTCTCGGATTTCTGGCCCCACGGGGATGTGGCCAAGAAATACGGCGCCTTGACCGATATGGGCTTTACCGAGCGGTTGATATTAGTTGTCGATAAAGAAGGCATTATCAGGTATATCGATCATCATGATTTGGATGATGAGCCCGACGTTGAGGAACTATTCAGAGTCCTCGCGGAACTAAAATAAATTTTTTGCGCAAATTTATCCGAGCAACGTAATTATCTCAAAATTAATAATCATTGAGGTGGTGTTGGTTTGTTTAATATTGGCGATAAAGCGCCCTATTTCAATCTCGACGGCTCAAGGGATTCAGCCTTTCGTTTAGCTGCCCTTGAGGGGGAACGGAAGAAATTCGAGAAACTAAATACAGAAATCTTAGGAATTAATCCCGCATCAGTCAAATCCCATGAAAATTATTGCGATAAAAAAGGATTTGAATTTACAATATTATCTGACCCGGATA from Candidatus Zixiibacteriota bacterium encodes the following:
- a CDS encoding peroxiredoxin → MLNVGDKAPDFTLPSHLGEKIMLSDYRGQKNVVIAFYPLNWTPICSGQIPGYQEELKRFEAFNTQVLAISVDSIPSHESWAYSMGGIDYPLLSDFWPHGDVAKKYGALTDMGFTERLILVVDKEGIIRYIDHHDLDDEPDVEELFRVLAELK
- a CDS encoding ferritin family protein; translation: MSSDALSKDVIKQAIVAEIDGQKFYKFLSVKATNPDAKRKLNNLAQDEFNHEALLIKMYKDIYGEEVDELPKEGVSVLSKFFTDHREDENLSEMQYIDMAIEAELAATNYYRNGSATAPNDKIKKVCEDMAAEEFRHYESLKAEREAISGGHFWFGFDEGAPLED
- a CDS encoding formylglycine-generating enzyme family protein codes for the protein MDKMIRFASAIILLIALAGISCIEKKPEEIPEIPLEQEMVLIPGGVFIMGDSTEGDHYPPHEVSIDSFYVDKYEVTNAQFYQYCQETDAILPEFWGMADFHSGMNYPNHPVTGISWSEAKSYAEWAGKRLPTEAEWEYAARGGLSGKKYPSGDEIDSTLANYTIDGVAKGTIPVGSFVPNQFGLYDMAGNANEWALDFYSESYYSTGPTDNPTGPEKGRFKIIRGGGWHSGPYCNQVYFRNALPPNWRDFNIGFRCAKDIE
- a CDS encoding peroxiredoxin family protein, whose product is MFNIGDKAPYFNLDGSRDSAFRLAALEGERKKFEKLNTEILGINPASVKSHENYCDKKGFEFTILSDPDKKIAKKYDSLNTGGMLIRRSVYVIESVGKIIFAEKGMPENQKMMDAIMVVS